Proteins encoded within one genomic window of Alteribacter populi:
- a CDS encoding M20 family metallo-hydrolase, with protein sequence MKSWLSHTLNRLNLVESMDQPEGFTRLSYTKEEWESMGVFKTVAEELGLRVRQDQAGNVIARFEPEDFSYDKAAVVVGSHLDTVANGGGYDGVAGVLCGLASVKQLINEGFQPKRPIEVICFASEESARFGVSTIGSKAMTGLLDPAAVEHISDVNGVTIKEAVESRGLRWSEVTKAERSREEIHSFLELHIEQGTRVENAKADYGAVTAIACPIRLILHIEGNAGHTGTTPMDRRQDALVAAARIIHYISERAERLSQKGDYPVVATASTIELKPNVMNVIPGVVELGVDIRSVDDALKEKLEDDIYTECSQVEARYKVSIQSEKLVHNPSITLDPTVHEVLTEVGKKEGYTPFTLESGAGHDVMNTAVKWPSGLLFIPCKDGLSHHPKEAASLEDLEKGVHVMTAYLRKETGD encoded by the coding sequence ATGAAATCATGGCTTAGTCATACATTAAATCGTTTGAATTTAGTTGAATCGATGGATCAACCAGAAGGTTTTACCAGATTAAGTTATACTAAAGAAGAATGGGAATCGATGGGTGTTTTTAAAACAGTTGCTGAAGAACTTGGTCTTCGCGTAAGACAAGATCAGGCAGGAAACGTGATAGCCCGTTTTGAACCTGAAGATTTTAGTTACGATAAAGCAGCAGTTGTTGTTGGCTCTCACTTGGACACGGTGGCAAATGGAGGCGGTTATGATGGCGTGGCTGGAGTGCTTTGTGGACTAGCCTCTGTAAAACAATTAATAAACGAAGGCTTTCAACCGAAGAGGCCGATCGAAGTCATTTGTTTTGCCTCAGAAGAATCAGCACGTTTTGGTGTGTCCACGATTGGTAGTAAAGCAATGACAGGTTTATTAGATCCAGCTGCTGTAGAGCATATTTCTGATGTAAATGGCGTTACAATCAAAGAAGCGGTTGAATCCAGAGGGCTGAGATGGTCTGAAGTGACGAAAGCAGAACGTTCAAGAGAAGAGATTCACTCATTTTTAGAGCTTCATATTGAGCAAGGTACGCGAGTGGAAAATGCCAAAGCAGACTATGGGGCAGTTACGGCAATTGCCTGTCCGATCCGGTTGATTCTCCACATTGAGGGAAATGCAGGTCACACGGGGACAACGCCAATGGACCGTAGACAAGATGCACTCGTAGCAGCGGCTCGGATTATTCACTATATTTCTGAACGTGCTGAAAGACTCTCACAAAAAGGGGATTATCCTGTTGTTGCAACAGCGAGTACTATTGAGCTTAAACCGAATGTTATGAATGTTATTCCAGGAGTGGTTGAATTAGGCGTTGATATTCGTAGTGTAGATGATGCCTTAAAAGAAAAACTCGAGGATGATATTTACACAGAGTGCAGCCAGGTTGAAGCGCGGTATAAGGTTTCTATTCAATCTGAAAAACTAGTACACAATCCATCGATCACGCTAGACCCAACTGTCCATGAAGTATTAACAGAGGTTGGTAAAAAAGAAGGTTATACGCCATTTACGCTTGAAAGTGGTGCCGGTCATGATGTGATGAATACGGCTGTAAAATGGCCTTCTGGATTGCTATTCATCCCTTGTAAAGACGGGTTGAGTCACCATCCTAAGGAGGCAGCAAGTCTCGAAGACCTTGAAAAAGGGGTTCATGTCATGACGGCATATTTACGTAAAGAAACAGGTGATTAA